The window CGTGTCACCCGCCGAACGCCCAAGTAGCTCGTCCGACTCGCTGTACCCCTCATGGCACGTTCCCTGCGGCGTGTTGTATGTCCCAAGTCGCACGAGTCGCATGCCCTGTCTTAGGGACTTCGAACAGATCTGGAGGAGATGTGATTGGAAAGGCCGACGCCTACTGAGCAGCACAGGAGGCTCGAGAAGCTCGCGGGCAAGTGGATCGGTGAAGAGAAGATCGAAGGCTCGCCACACGCGTCCGAGACCAAGGCGACCGGGACGTTCGATTTCCGGATGGACCTCGGCGACCTGTTCATGATCGCGGACTACGTCGAGAAGGCGGGTGACAAGACCCTGCTCGCCGGTCACGGCGTGATCGGGTGGGACGCGAAGAAGAAGAACTACACGCTGCACTGGTTCGACACGTTCG of the Candidatus Limnocylindria bacterium genome contains:
- a CDS encoding DUF1579 family protein, producing the protein MERPTPTEQHRRLEKLAGKWIGEEKIEGSPHASETKATGTFDFRMDLGDLFMIADYVEKAGDKTLLAGHGVIGWDAKKKNYTLHWFDTFGSPPGAPGTGEWENDILKFHQEGSGNTIFELADGGLIFKIEVDVDGKGSKPIIVGKYRRAGSRANVSEEHQPERDRTTSRS